In Plasmodium vivax chromosome 10, whole genome shotgun sequence, the sequence CAAAACGGATCAGATCAAAACTTCGTCCTTCAAAAGGTCGTCGCGCGGGGCGATTTCGATGAAAGCCCTTCGATGAAGCCCTTCGGTCAACCCCCTTCACTCAAACCCCTTCTCAAAACTTATCCGCTCAAGCCGCCTTCAACTGCTTGTACATCTTATCGATCTGCTCCTTGTACTTCTTCTGCACTGCGTGCCTCTTGATCTTGCCCGTGGGCGTGAGCAAATCGTTTTCGATGGTGAAGGGCTCCGAAGCGAAGTACACATCCTTAATTTGTTCGTACCCCTTCAGCCCatccttcttccccatttttattaaatcatCGATAACGTCCTTCTTAAACTCGGGCATCTGCATCACCTCCTCATCCGTCTTGGTGATCTTCTTCTcgtttttccaaatttcTATGGTGTCCAAGGAAGGGCACACAATACACACAAGCACAGATTCGTACGAGTACCCAAAAACGAAGATCTGGCTAATGTAAAGAGACTGCCTATAAACAGATTCTATTTTCTCTACAGCTATGTATTCCCCTTGAGATAATTTgaagatatttttcttcctatcAATAATGGTAATAGAACCATTTTCACTAAACGAAACAATATCACCTGTACTTATCCACCCATCTTTGTCAATAAATTCGttcgtttccttttccaatttgaaATACCCCAAATTTGTGATGGCTGGTCCCCTCAAATGTAGTTCTCCTCTAGGTGGGTTATCCGTAATTAGGTAGTTCATTTCTGGAACGGATACAACTCTGTACTCGACGCAGGGAACAGGTCCCCCTATGTGGCCTATATTCACATCTGTGGTGTGCGATATGAATGCTGGGCCAAGCGTTTCGGTCATTCCGTAACCTTCAAATATAggtgcacaaaaaatggcCTTCAATTTCTTTACCACATCGGGACTTATGGGTGCCGATCCGTTCAACATAACTCGAATATTTCCTCCGAGGATTTTCTTTGCCTTGTTGAAAACGAGTTTATCccaaaaaaagtgaaaagggaTACCATTGCTGTTTAGCTTCTTTATCTTATGCTCCAGCCCCTTATTGAACAAGGACTGAACCACTGccggttttttttttaacgaattGAATATGCGCTCGTGAATTCGGTTGTACAATCTGGGCACGCTAATAAACAGAGTTGGCTTCAACTCCTGAATATCTTCCACCAAATTTTGCACATTCCCCGAGTAGTACCCCGTTCTGACCCCCTGTGCGCAAAAAACCAGCATCATCATTCTCTCATATATATGGGCCAGTGGGAGGTACGAAATGTGGGTGTCAGTATCATTTATGTTCAAAATTGGCAATCTTGAAGGGCCTGTTACTGAGGAAGTTAGCTGGGCTACGAAATTTCCGTTGGTCATTATAACCCCTTTGGGGTATCCCGTCGTTCCTGATGTGTAACAAATACATGAAACGTCTTTTAAATTGCCTGGTTTCGGTTCATgtaacttcttcttcccagCTGCAATTAGA encodes:
- a CDS encoding long-chain fatty acid CoA ligase, putative (encoded by transcript PVX_079990A) — translated: MFTSTGELLYSVKVSEPTRKDATGAYRNPQYKDKLFDNFEDKPLNNVWEMFDRVAKKYKDRDCLGTRVKVNNKLGPYKWKSFAEVKELIIAVGSGLVNTNACPVIRCDDTKVTRAKFLGFYMPNCEEWNICDLSCNAFNIVTVPLYDSLGIESSKFILDQTLMQTIICNKTCAMNLFKSLDTCEKINLKKLILVENEADAEVKKACEKHQLEIILWKDLIAAGKKKLHEPKPGNLKDVSCICYTSGTTGYPKGVIMTNGNFVAQLTSSVTGPSRLPILNINDTDTHISYLPLAHIYERMMMLVFCAQGVRTGYYSGNVQNLVEDIQELKPTLFISVPRLYNRIHERIFNSLKKKPAVVQSLFNKGLEHKIKKLNSNGIPFHFFWDKLVFNKAKKILGGNIRVMLNGSAPISPDVVKKLKAIFCAPIFEGYGMTETLGPAFISHTTDVNIGHIGGPVPCVEYRVVSVPEMNYLITDNPPRGELHLRGPAITNLGYFKLEKETNEFIDKDGWISTGDIVSFSENGSITIIDRKKNIFKLSQGEYIAVEKIESVYRQSLYISQIFVFGYSYESVLVCIVCPSLDTIEIWKNEKKITKTDEEVMQMPEFKKDVIDDLIKMGKKDGLKGYEQIKDVYFASEPFTIENDLLTPTGKIKRHAVQKKYKEQIDKMYKQLKAA